TCTTTATGTGATGTGTTAACTCCTCATGGCTGATATTACCCGATACTACCCGCAGCTGAATGAACTCCAGGCACTGCTCACCACGGCTGGCAAAATTTCGGAATATAAACCGGATCAGGCGCTGGCCTGTTTTGATCATCCCGAACTGATGAGCATTGCCTGTATCGGCATTCCCTCCCGTTTTAATCCCTGGGAAACGGCGGCCTTCTCTGACGTTGATTACTCACATCACTTACAGATCATCGAATATCTGAGCCGGGCAGATGCCAGCGCGATGATGATGTTGCCCGGTGCATCCCTTAGCACCCGCGCTATTTTGACGCTCGGCACTGAGCGGCAACAGGCACGGTTTTTCGCCTGCTTTGAACACAGCCCTGCCTGGACATTTTTTGCCGTCACCGAGCCGGGGTTTGGCTCCGACGCCACGGCAATTGCCTGCGAACTCACGCAAAACAGTCAGGGATGGTGGCTGAACGGGCAAAAGATGCTGGTCGGCGGCGCGATGCGCGCCAGCGCGGGCCTGGTATTTGCCCGTTATGAACAGACCCACCGGCTGGTGATGGTGTTTCCCGAAGGCAGAACCGGACCTTTGCAGCGTGAACTGCTCGATACCTTCGGGTTAGCGGGTGCAGCACTGACACGTCTGACGATGACCAATCTGAGTGTCAAAGAAGACGATATTTTAGGGCATGAACGCCGGGGATTGCAGCAGGGGCTTAATGCGCTGAGCAAGGTCTTTGAGCGCCACCGTCCCATGGTGGCGGCTATGGCGCTGGGCACCACTTACGGTCTGCTGAAAGCGCTGGAAACCCGACCATTACCCGCGACTGCGCAACATTGGATCGCCTGCCAGTGGCGTAAATATCATGTTCTCTTTGAGCAGATGCTCGCACTGGCAGAAGGCTATCGTACGGGTCAGCAGCAATATGCCAGCACCAGCCGCCTCAAATTAAGCGCTACCCGTCTGGCCGAAGAGACGGCGAGCCATCTGCCCCACTGGCTCGCCACCGAAGACTGGCTGGAAGAGACTTTCCTGCGCAAGCGCTACCGCGACAGCTTTGCTTTTGAATACATGGAAGGCACCAGCAATATCCACTTACTTAACAGCTTCCGCACACCTGAAATTCAGGGAGATCAACGCCATGCTGTACCTTGATCCCGCCGATATTGTCAGCCAGTCGTTTCATCACACCGAAGTCCCTCAACCGGAGTGGGAAACGGATATTCCGCACTGGCGTTCGTATGTTCAGCATTTTTTCGCCGCTAACGGTGAGCCGCTCAGTCAGGAAAACGAGCAGGTTAACACCTGGATCACCAGCAATGAACGGGCGGCCTTCAGCGATATGGTCGCTACGTTGCTGCCACATCTTGCCCCGGTCGTTCAGCCGCAGCGGGTGAAAACGGTGCTGATGGCGCACTGGACGCCTGACCTGCACATGGGGAGTTCTGTGGTGAATTTAGCCATACATCAGCTTGGCCTCACCGACTGTCTGGCGCTGGCAATCAGCGATCGCGGGCCGGATGCGGCGTTGTTCGCCCTTGATGGCCTCAGCGACTGCCTGCAAGGGAAAGCGGAAGACGGATTGTTACTGATCGCCGAACAAAAAAGCCTGATGTACTTTTCACCGCTGATGGCGCGCCTGCAACCGGAAAACAATGCCTGCCTCTGTCTGGTCAATACGCAACAGCGCGGATTACGTTATCTGGGGTATCAGCGTCTGAAAACGTCCGCAGATTTTAGCGAGGCCATCTTGCAGTCCGTTGAGCATTTCGGTTTTACCCGCGAACGGTTAACGCTGATCGGCCCTCAAAATTGTCTCGCCAGTTTACCGGAAGGCTTTACGTCACTGGCGGTCAATCCCTGCTTACTTTGCGCGGCGCCTTTTGTCGCCCTGCGTCAAAACTGGCAGCCCGGACGTGATTATCTGCTGATGAGTGAACACAACGGACGGATAAGCCTGTGCGGTCTGGCGGCAGCAGAGAACCTGAGATGAATATTTTTGCGCTGAAAACCTGTATTCCTGTCACACGGATATCGCTTGACGCGATCCTCGCCCATCGCGGCGCGAACCCCAGCGAAGCCCGGACCTTCCGGCATCTTTTCGGTTTTCAGGAAGCATCAACGCTGGCTGAAGACGAAAGTGCCGCCGCGACGTTTGAATCGCTGTTGCAGCAAACCGCCGTACAGTTAACGCAGGCTGAAAAAATCGATGCGATTATTTTGGTTCAGGGATTGCCCGCCCGTTCACGACGGCAACGGGTTGATTTAGCGTTGCTGCGGCAACGTTTTGATTTTATTGCCCCTGACGCACATCTCATCACCCTTAATCAGCAAAACTGCGCCACGTTATTCTGGGGTCTGCTGATGGCTGAGCGCATGCTTGAGCAGGGAAAATATCAGTGTGTGGCTCTGCTGGCAGGCGACACGCTGGCAGATTTCAGCCTGGCAGAGCGCTATGTTCCCGGCTGCACATTAATCGGTGATGCCTTTGCATGTGCCTTACTGAGACCGGGCGGCGGTGAGCGCAGGGTGTCCGGCATTCACTGTTTTCATCATCCCGCATTCTGGCAGGGCCTCGACGGCAGCCGGGAAGATATTAAGCGTTTTTATCAGTCTCATGACGCTCTGATCGACATGGCGCTGCGTCAGTATCCGGCTGAACAGCGGAAGGACGCATGGTTACTGCCTCACAACATTAACCGCCTGAGCTGGCAAACCTGGCGGCGGCATCCTGATCGCGCCCATCAGCGGATCGCCACCGATCTCATCGGGCAATGCGGACATTGTTACACCACCGATCCTCTCTTACTGCTCGATACCCACCCGCCAGCCGAAACCGGCCAGCCAGCCATTTTACTTTCTGTCGGGCTCGGCGGTTGGGTGGGCAGCGCCATGATCACTTCAGACACATTTGCGGAGCCTCAGGATGCCCGATAACGCGCAAGCCATCCCTTTTTTCACCCCGCCTTCCTCGCAGTTTGCCCGGCTCGGTTTTCTTAAAATCGCCGAAATGGCCTGTCGTCAGCACGGAGATAAAGTCTGGATTGGTGAAAAAGACAATGCGGTGCTGCTGCTTGCCGGCGCCCGCCATGTCCGGTTGCTGATTGAGCAGGAAAGCCAGTTCGTGAAGGAATTTGAACATCTTTCCTCAGCCTCAACTATCGGACGCATCTTGCTGGGCCAGTCACTGACGACATCCAAAGAAGGCGAGGAATGGCGGCTGGCGAGGAAACTCACCACACCGCTGGTGAACCCTAAATCCCCGTTGCTGAAACAAAGCACCGACCTCTCCGCCCGCTGGCTGCTGGATATTCTGCAGGATCCGCAGCAGACTTCATTGCGTGAAATCTGCCTGCACTGGGCGCTGATGTGTGTGGCGGAAGGATTTTTTGGCCGGGAGATCAGTCTGGCCCAGCTGAATACGCTGATTGGCCATTTCCGTGATATCTATCTGCAACTGATTATCGCCGCACCGGACGCGGATTATGAGGCACTGTGCAGGCATCCGGCACTGGTCGCCTTCCGGCTGGAGGCTGAGTCCCTGCTTGGCCCGTTGCTGGATGACGCCAGGGGCGGCAATACCACGATGCTGGAACGTCTTTGTCAGGCGCTCAGTCCCGGCGCGCACCCCGAAGCGCGTGAGAGAGTGATCAATCTTCTGCTGGGCAATCTTGCCGCCAGCGTCGATAACACGGGTATTGCCTTGCTATGGACGCTGACACATCTTTCGCAGCATCTGAACTATCAGCACTGCGTACGTGAGGAAGCGGCTCAGGGCAAACGAAACATGGCCTCAGCCATTGTCCGGGAATCGCTCCGTCTGACGCCGGTGACAGCGTTTTTTGAGCGCCGGGTGGCAGAAAATATCGTGGTGGATGACGTGGTGATTACGGCGGGCACGCGGGTTTTATTTTCCCCCTGGCTGATTCACCGTCATGCCGCCTGCTGGGCAGAACCGCTTTGCTTCAGGCCGGAACGGTTTCTGGGTGAAGAGAAAATTGCGCCGGAGCATTTTTTACCCTTTAGCGTCGGAAAACGAAACTGTGTGGGCATGACTCTGGCTCTCGACCAGCTGACCACGGCGGTTGCGACACTGTGCGAACATTTTCAGTTTTCGCTCGCCCCTTCGACGTCACCTGCCGCCCTCACCCCGCTTTTTGCGCTTAATGTCATCCCGCGCGGTGACCTGTCTTTCATTCTCACGTCCACAAACAAGGCTGAACAGCATGACCACATCCCGTGAGATCCCGGCGCTGAGCCTGTTCT
This is a stretch of genomic DNA from Rahnella aceris. It encodes these proteins:
- a CDS encoding acyl-CoA dehydrogenase family protein: MADITRYYPQLNELQALLTTAGKISEYKPDQALACFDHPELMSIACIGIPSRFNPWETAAFSDVDYSHHLQIIEYLSRADASAMMMLPGASLSTRAILTLGTERQQARFFACFEHSPAWTFFAVTEPGFGSDATAIACELTQNSQGWWLNGQKMLVGGAMRASAGLVFARYEQTHRLVMVFPEGRTGPLQRELLDTFGLAGAALTRLTMTNLSVKEDDILGHERRGLQQGLNALSKVFERHRPMVAAMALGTTYGLLKALETRPLPATAQHWIACQWRKYHVLFEQMLALAEGYRTGQQQYASTSRLKLSATRLAEETASHLPHWLATEDWLEETFLRKRYRDSFAFEYMEGTSNIHLLNSFRTPEIQGDQRHAVP
- a CDS encoding beta-ketoacyl-[acyl-carrier-protein] synthase family protein, encoding MNIFALKTCIPVTRISLDAILAHRGANPSEARTFRHLFGFQEASTLAEDESAAATFESLLQQTAVQLTQAEKIDAIILVQGLPARSRRQRVDLALLRQRFDFIAPDAHLITLNQQNCATLFWGLLMAERMLEQGKYQCVALLAGDTLADFSLAERYVPGCTLIGDAFACALLRPGGGERRVSGIHCFHHPAFWQGLDGSREDIKRFYQSHDALIDMALRQYPAEQRKDAWLLPHNINRLSWQTWRRHPDRAHQRIATDLIGQCGHCYTTDPLLLLDTHPPAETGQPAILLSVGLGGWVGSAMITSDTFAEPQDAR
- a CDS encoding cytochrome P450, translated to MPDNAQAIPFFTPPSSQFARLGFLKIAEMACRQHGDKVWIGEKDNAVLLLAGARHVRLLIEQESQFVKEFEHLSSASTIGRILLGQSLTTSKEGEEWRLARKLTTPLVNPKSPLLKQSTDLSARWLLDILQDPQQTSLREICLHWALMCVAEGFFGREISLAQLNTLIGHFRDIYLQLIIAAPDADYEALCRHPALVAFRLEAESLLGPLLDDARGGNTTMLERLCQALSPGAHPEARERVINLLLGNLAASVDNTGIALLWTLTHLSQHLNYQHCVREEAAQGKRNMASAIVRESLRLTPVTAFFERRVAENIVVDDVVITAGTRVLFSPWLIHRHAACWAEPLCFRPERFLGEEKIAPEHFLPFSVGKRNCVGMTLALDQLTTAVATLCEHFQFSLAPSTSPAALTPLFALNVIPRGDLSFILTSTNKAEQHDHIP